A window from Streptomyces subrutilus encodes these proteins:
- a CDS encoding arylmalonate decarboxylase encodes MHTSRFPVLPGRDLRERLDVYNEQLPAVVAGFGGLALDAVVVACSGSHYLLDPDGDRALCEKIGADAGAPVASSTLATLDTTGDLGITDIVLVSPYQPWLTDLSAGYWERAGLRVTQTVKVRAGDRYSPYDVTTRDLVDQVNEAAPADDAVLLLTGTGMFTFEALRQLGADNRRTLLTSNICSARWALKQAGRDVPQGEALWPLHRLAGSAA; translated from the coding sequence GTGCACACCTCGCGGTTCCCGGTCCTGCCGGGCCGGGACCTGCGCGAGCGACTCGACGTCTACAACGAGCAACTGCCCGCCGTCGTCGCCGGATTCGGCGGCCTGGCCCTCGACGCCGTCGTGGTGGCCTGCAGCGGGTCCCACTACCTCCTGGACCCGGACGGCGACCGGGCGCTGTGCGAGAAGATCGGCGCCGACGCCGGCGCCCCCGTCGCCTCCTCCACCCTCGCCACCCTGGACACCACCGGCGACCTCGGCATCACCGACATCGTCCTGGTCTCCCCCTACCAGCCCTGGCTCACGGACCTGTCGGCCGGCTACTGGGAGCGCGCCGGGCTGCGCGTCACGCAGACCGTCAAGGTCCGGGCCGGCGACCGCTACTCCCCGTACGACGTGACCACCCGCGACCTGGTGGACCAGGTGAACGAGGCCGCGCCCGCGGACGACGCGGTGCTGCTCCTCACCGGCACCGGGATGTTCACCTTCGAGGCCCTGCGGCAGCTCGGCGCCGACAACCGCCGCACCCTGCTGACCTCCAACATCTGCTCGGCCCGCTGGGCCCTCAAGCAGGCGGGCCGCGACGTCCCGCAGGGCGAGGCGCTCTGGCCGCTGCACCGGCTCGCGGGCAGCGCGGCGTGA